A window of Helicobacter pylori genomic DNA:
CAAATAAAAAACTTGGATTTAGAAACGCTTTTAAGCCTTAAGGAAATGATAGCCCAAAGCATTGAATTGTTAGAAAAAGAAAAAGAAGAACTGCAATCACAAATGCATAAGGCTAAGAAGATTCAAAAATTTTTGTCTTAGATTTTTTAAACTACGATACAATAAAAACACTATTTTTATTGAAGGCTAAAGATTGTCCGAACCCATAGATAGATTCACGCGCATAAGGTGGTTGTTTAAAAACGATTTTGAAAAAATCCGCCAACAAAAGGTTTTAATCTGTGGCGTGGGGGGCGTTGGGGGCTTTGCGCTGGATTCTTTGTATCGTGTGGGGATAGGGCAAATCACTATCATTGATAAAGATGTGTTTGATGCAACCAATCAAAATCGCCAGATCGGATCAGAAAGGGTAGGAGAATCTAAAGTGTTAGTGTTACAAGATCTCTATAAAGGCATACAAGCTTTAAATTGCCGCATAGATGAGGCGTTTTTAAATTCATTTAATTTTAGAGATTATGATTATATTTTAGATTGCATGGACGATTTGCCTATTAAAACGAGTTTGGCGATAAAATGTCAAAATTTCGCTTACGGGAAGTTTATTAGCTCTATGGGGAGCGCGAAACGCTTGAACCCTAAACACATCCAAGTGGGGAGCGTGTGGGAAAGTTACGGCGATAAATTCGGGCGTAAATTTAGGGATTTTTTAAAAAAACGCCGTTTTAAGGGGGATTTTAAAGTGGTTTTTAGCCCTGAAGCTCCGCATTGCATAGAGCTTGGGAGTTTTAATGCGGTTACGGCGAGTTTTGGTTTGCAAATAGCGAGTGAAGTCGTGCAAGATATTATCAAACATGAAAGGCAGTGAAATGAAAGATTACGAAGACGAATTGGAAGATTTTGAAGAAGAAGAATTAGAGGGCTTTGAAGAAGATGATGAGGGGTATGATGATTATAAGAATGTCTATGATGATGACGATTATGAAGATTATAGCTCTGATTATGAAGAAGAGTGAAAAATGATTTGTGCGAGCATTCTCCAGCACGCTTATTGCGGCTCTAGAAAAAAGACCATAGAGCATACAGCGCACTTGCTTGAACAAGCGCTCAAAAAACACCCTAAAACCAATTTAGTGGTGTTGCAAGAATTAAACCCTTATAGTTATTTTTGCCAAAGCGAAAACCCTAAATTTTTTGATTTGGGCGAGTATTTTGAAGAAGATAAGGCCTTTTTTAGCGCTTTAGCTCAAAAATTCAAGGTGGTGCTTGTTACTTCTTTGTTTGAAAAGCGCGCTAAAGGGTTGTATCACAACAGCGCGGTTGTGTTTGAAAAAGACGGCTCAATCGCTGGAGTGTATCGTAAAATGCACATTCCTGATGATCCGGGGTTTTATGAAAAATTTTATTTCACGCCAGGGGATTTGGGCTTTGAGCCTATTGCTACAAGCGTAGGGAAATTAGGGCTTATGGTGTGTTGGGATCAATGGTATCCTGAAGCGGCTAGGATTATGGCTTTAAAAGGGGCAGAAATTTTAATCTATCCTAGCGCGATCGGGTTTTTAGAAGAAGATTCCAATGAAGAAAAAAAACGCCAGCAAAACGCATGGGAGGCGATCCAAAGAGGGCATGCGATCGCTAATGGCTTGCCTTTGATTGCGACTAACAGAGTGGGCGTGGAATTAGATCCTAGTGGCGTGATTAAGGGGGGCATTACTTTTTTTGGCTCTAGCTTTGTGGTGGGGGCTTTAGGCGAGTTTTTAGCTAAAGCGAGCGATAAAGAAGAAATTTTGTATGCAGAAATTGATTTAAAACGCACCGAAGAAGTGCGCCGAATGTGGCCGTTTTTAAGAGACAGACGCATTGATTTTTATAACGATTTGTTGAAACGCTATAGCTAGTCATTTAAGATTTAGAAAATAAGGTTAGAAAGGATTGAACATGATAGGTGTAGTTTCTTGCGCTAAAAAAGCGCAAAAATTCTATCATTTTTGCGCGGTATTTTCACTTTAACAAGGAGCAAAAATGCTAGAAAATAGCTCTATATGGAGCAATCCTGCCTTTGTGGCCATCATTTGCATGTGCGTTCTTAGCCTTTTAAGGCTCAATGTCATGCTTTCTATGATTAGCGCGACTCTCATAGCAGGGCTTATGGGAGGGCTTGGAATCACAGAGAGTTTTAATGTGATGATAGACGGCATGAAAGGCAATTTAAACATTGCATTAAGCTACATCCTTTTAGGGGCTTTAGCGGTAGCGATCGCTAAAAGCAACCTCATTAAAGTCGCTTTGAGTAAATTAATAGATTTAATGGATTACAAGCGATCCACTTTTTGCTTTTTAATCGCTTTTATTGCATGTTTTTCGCAAAATTTAGTGCCGGTGCATATCGCTTTTATCCCTATTTTGATCCCCCCTCTTTTGCACTTGATGAACCGACTAGAATTGGATAGAAGAGCGGTGGCTTGCGCTTTAACTTTTGGCTTGCAAGCCCCCTACTTGGTGCTTCCTGTGGGGTTTGGCTTGATCTTTCAAACCACGATTTTAGAGCAATTAAAAGCTAATGGCATGAACACTACCATAGCGCAAATCACAGGAGTGATGTGGATAGCGGGGTTAGCGATGGTTGCTGGGTTGCTTTTAGCGGTATTAACGCTATACAAAAAACCAAGGCGCTACAAAGAAAAATCTTTTGATATAGAAAATTACGCCTCGCTTCAATTAAACTACCATGACTATTTGACTTTTATAGGGATTATTGTGGCTTTTGTGATCCAATTAGCCACCGATTCTATGCCCTTAGCCGCCTTTTTGGCTTTAGCGATCATCTTACTAGGCCGTGGTATTAAGTTTAAAGAAACAGACTCTTTAATGGACGATAGCGTGAAAATGATGGCGTTTATCGCTTTTGTGATGCTGGTGGCTAGCGGGTTTGGAGAAGTGTTGCAAAAAGTGCATGCCATAGAGGGATTAGTGAATGCGATCACAAGCGTAGTCCAAGGGAAGCTTTTAGGGGCTTTTTTAATGCTTGTGGTGGGGCTTTTTATCACTATGGGGATAGGGACTTCTTTTGGCACGATTCCTATCATCGCTGTGTTTTATGTCCCTTTGTGTGCGAAATTAGGGTTTAGCACGGAATCTACAATCTTACTCGTTGGCATAGCCGCAGCTTTAGGCGATGCAGGCTCACCGGCTAGCGATAGCACCATGGGGCCTACTTGCGGGCTTAATGCAGACAACCAGCACAACCATATCTATGACACATGCGTGCCGACTTTTTTAGTTTATAACCTCCCTTTGATTCTTTTTGGAGTGGTTGGAGCGTTATTATTAGGCTAATCTATCAAATTAAGAAAATTTTTTCTTTGGCCCTACCCTCTGGGGTCAATGCCTTTTTAGATGTGCTGGTGGTCGCGCTTTCAGTCTTTTTTGTGGGTAAAATTTCGCACCATCATATCGTGGCTTTAGGGGTGGGTTTGCAATTTTTGATGCTTTTTTATGGGATCAATACCATTTTATACACCGGCACTAACGCCATTCTTTCTAGGCTTGTAGGGGCTAGGGATTTTGCTCAAATCAACAACGCTTTTTCTAGTATTTTCATTGGGGCGTTTGTGATTTGTTTAGGCGTGTTGTTTGTTTCTTATTTTTTGATTGAGCCTTTTTTAAATTGGATGCAATTGCAAGATCCTTCACGCCAATTGACGCAAGATTATTTAAAAGTTTTAATCGTAGCGTTACCGAGTATTTTTTTAAAAAATGTTTTAGTTTCAGCGCTCGCTAGTTTTTCAGACACCCTAACCCCTTTTATCGTTAAAATCGTCATGGTCATTGCATGCATTTTCTTGAATCAAGCCTTGATTTTTGGGGATTTTGGCTTTAAAGAAATGGGGATTGTGGGATCGGCTTTAGCGAATGTAATCGTCTCTTATTTGGAATTAGCCGCGCTTGGCGTTTGGATACAAATCAAAAAAATCCCTTTAAAATTCACAACAACCTTTAATTTTTCTTTTTTAAAAACCATGTTTAGAGTGGGCTGGCCGGCCGGGTTTGAGCGCTTATTGAGCTTATTTTCTCTAATACTCTTATCCAAATTTGTAGCGAGCTATGGGGATAAGGTGTTAGCGGGCATGCAAATAGGCATTAGAGTGGAAACCTTTTCGTTCATGCCCGGATTTGGGTTTATGATAGCGGCAATGGTTTTAATAGGGCAAAATCTAGGAGCGAACAAGCCAAAAATTGCCACACAATACGCGCATTTGATCTTAAAAATCTCTATGAGTTTAATGGGGGTTTTAGGGATTGTTTTAATCCTATTTGCCAAAGAATTTGCGAGCCTTTTTTCTCAAGATGAAGAAGTTTTGGAAGTGGCGCGCTCTTATTTAATCGCTGTGGGCCTCTCTCAAGCCCCCTTAATCGGGTATTTTGTGCTAGATGGAGTCTTTAGGGGGGCTGGCATTTCTAAAGTTTCGTTATATATTAACACCTTAAGCTTATGGGGGTTAAGGATCACGCCTATTTACTTGCTTTTAACTTATCATTTCAAAGTGGATTTTATTTTTGCAGTGATCGCGCTAGAGACTTTTTTGCGCTCGCTCATTTATTATAAAGTTTTTTCTAAAGGCATTTGGAAAAGGTGCGGGAAAAAGGCTTAAAAACGCTTATTGCTTGAGCGTGGCTGTGGTTTTGAAACGATTTTCTCGCACCACTTGCACGCCCACTTCGCCCAC
This region includes:
- a CDS encoding tRNA threonylcarbamoyladenosine dehydratase, encoding MSEPIDRFTRIRWLFKNDFEKIRQQKVLICGVGGVGGFALDSLYRVGIGQITIIDKDVFDATNQNRQIGSERVGESKVLVLQDLYKGIQALNCRIDEAFLNSFNFRDYDYILDCMDDLPIKTSLAIKCQNFAYGKFISSMGSAKRLNPKHIQVGSVWESYGDKFGRKFRDFLKKRRFKGDFKVVFSPEAPHCIELGSFNAVTASFGLQIASEVVQDIIKHERQ
- a CDS encoding carbon-nitrogen hydrolase, yielding MICASILQHAYCGSRKKTIEHTAHLLEQALKKHPKTNLVVLQELNPYSYFCQSENPKFFDLGEYFEEDKAFFSALAQKFKVVLVTSLFEKRAKGLYHNSAVVFEKDGSIAGVYRKMHIPDDPGFYEKFYFTPGDLGFEPIATSVGKLGLMVCWDQWYPEAARIMALKGAEILIYPSAIGFLEEDSNEEKKRQQNAWEAIQRGHAIANGLPLIATNRVGVELDPSGVIKGGITFFGSSFVVGALGEFLAKASDKEEILYAEIDLKRTEEVRRMWPFLRDRRIDFYNDLLKRYS
- a CDS encoding Na+/H+ antiporter family protein, whose translation is MLENSSIWSNPAFVAIICMCVLSLLRLNVMLSMISATLIAGLMGGLGITESFNVMIDGMKGNLNIALSYILLGALAVAIAKSNLIKVALSKLIDLMDYKRSTFCFLIAFIACFSQNLVPVHIAFIPILIPPLLHLMNRLELDRRAVACALTFGLQAPYLVLPVGFGLIFQTTILEQLKANGMNTTIAQITGVMWIAGLAMVAGLLLAVLTLYKKPRRYKEKSFDIENYASLQLNYHDYLTFIGIIVAFVIQLATDSMPLAAFLALAIILLGRGIKFKETDSLMDDSVKMMAFIAFVMLVASGFGEVLQKVHAIEGLVNAITSVVQGKLLGAFLMLVVGLFITMGIGTSFGTIPIIAVFYVPLCAKLGFSTESTILLVGIAAALGDAGSPASDSTMGPTCGLNADNQHNHIYDTCVPTFLVYNLPLILFGVVGALLLG
- a CDS encoding MATE family efflux transporter, which codes for MALPSGVNAFLDVLVVALSVFFVGKISHHHIVALGVGLQFLMLFYGINTILYTGTNAILSRLVGARDFAQINNAFSSIFIGAFVICLGVLFVSYFLIEPFLNWMQLQDPSRQLTQDYLKVLIVALPSIFLKNVLVSALASFSDTLTPFIVKIVMVIACIFLNQALIFGDFGFKEMGIVGSALANVIVSYLELAALGVWIQIKKIPLKFTTTFNFSFLKTMFRVGWPAGFERLLSLFSLILLSKFVASYGDKVLAGMQIGIRVETFSFMPGFGFMIAAMVLIGQNLGANKPKIATQYAHLILKISMSLMGVLGIVLILFAKEFASLFSQDEEVLEVARSYLIAVGLSQAPLIGYFVLDGVFRGAGISKVSLYINTLSLWGLRITPIYLLLTYHFKVDFIFAVIALETFLRSLIYYKVFSKGIWKRCGKKA